The following is a genomic window from Oncorhynchus kisutch isolate 150728-3 linkage group LG6, Okis_V2, whole genome shotgun sequence.
ttttgtgtgtgtgcgagtgtggatgtgtgtgttgtttatgGGGTTATACAGAATCCTGGTCTATCTCTTCTTGCCCAGGCTGTGCAGTAGTCTGTGCCCTCTGGAGTTGATGGCAGTCAGTCTAGTGTGTCATCAACACAGCGCTCTTTTTGTGTCTGTCCACTGACTGGGCTGCTTTGTGCTGGAACGTTCCATGTGTCCCGGaccattcctggtcatccctggTAACAAGAACCCCCTGTGTCTGTGTTGCTGTTTGCTGATAATTTTAAAACAAACAATAAAAGCCTTTCAGATGGCGCCCTGCTCACGCGGGCGATGAATCAGTAAAAGCTCTTCGTATTTGAGAGAGAGATGTCTGGAAAGCCATCCGGGGCCTGTGGACCCACTGGAATGCTATTAGGCGGAGGAAGCCTTCAATGGCCACAGTAACACAGACACAgtgccaaccagccagccattcAGCCATCAAAACAAATAAATGGATCTATGAATATTGTTGCATGATTGACCCCTGTTGATGACAATTGCAACACCTGATGATGACAATTGCAACAACATATTATCACTGCATCACAATAGAGCTTCAGTCTGAGTGGGAAATTGTTTCTATTGAATGGTAAGGACATTACAGGCATTAGTCCAAAGCATTACCACTTTACTAGTGGCCTTTCAAAAAGAAAGCAGCAGACTCTGAATGTGTGTTTTGATCATCTTTTTCAGGCGTCCAATCAGGATCCAAGAAGTCTGGTATCCCTGCCCCCAGGGAGATTCCTCCCACCATGACCCGGGACCGTGTGTCGCTGAGGGACCAGCTGCGGACCTCCACGACCAAGAAGATGGTCCCCAGCGCCAGCACCTCCAGCCTGGCCACCCTGGCAGCCAAGCACCAGCGTGGCTCCACCACCACAAAGCCCAGGGTGGACGCCGAGGGCTCGGAGAGAGGCTTCCTGGAGTGCCAGGTGAAGGAGCTTCTGGCCGAGGCCAAGGCCAAGGAGTTTGAGATCAGCAAGCTGAGGATCGAGCTGCAGCGCTGCCGGGGGAAAGCCTCGTTGTCTTCATCCCCCTCGCCTCACAacaccccctccaccccacctgAGGGTGCCCCCGATCAAGGCCAAGGTCTATCCCAGCAGGCCACTGATGCCCAGGCCCTGGTGGGGGAGCTGAGGGAGAAGAACGGGAAATTTCAGAGGGAGCTGGCGGCTCTGAGGGAGGAGAACCAGGCCCTGAAGGAGAAGCTTCTCTCCCTGGAAACTTTGCCTGCCTCTCCTCTGTccaaccacactaccaccaccacttgCCCCTCCAAGCCCTCCGTCAACGGCCTCCCCTCAGAAAACAACACTAGTCCCCCAGCCAAGTCACCCACACCCAGCCCGCTCAAAACCTCAGTCTCCTCCGGCAGTGACATCACCAAGGGCTCGCCCTCTCCGGACTCCTCAGAGTTTGAGAAGATCCCATCGCAGTCTGACTCAGTGAGCAGCAGTGGTGTAGGGGTGGGGAAGGGTCCGGGTCACGACCCTTCAGTGGAGAGCCTGACGGAGCAGATCCAGAAGATGGAGGAAAGTCAGCACAGCACGGCAGAGGAGCTCCAGGCAACACTACAGGAGCTGGCCGACCAACAGCAGGTGGTTCAGGAGCTGACGGCTGAGAATGAGCGCCTGGCCGAGAAGAAGGGCCTCCTACAGACATCGCTGcagcagcagagggagagggtagagttGCTGGCCCAGAAGAATGAGGCCCTGGCCGGGAAGCTGCAGGAGGTGGCCCAGGTCCAGAGCGGGGACGAGTCCCGGGCAGCTGAGCTGGAGCAGCGCTACACTGACCTGGTGGAGAGCTCTCACTCAGAGAGGGAGAAGCTGGTGGACATCCAGCAGCAGCTGACGGGGAGCCTGAGGACCCTGGAAGAGGAGCACCAGGAAACCCAGGGGCAGGTGAGGTCCCTCAGGCAGGAGAGGGATGACCTCCAGGGCCAgctggagaaggaggtggaggccGGGGGTGAGATGACGCGGGAGGCTGAGGAACATAGGGCTGCAACGGATGCCCTGAGGGTGGAGAACGGACGGCTCAAAGCCCAGGTGGACCTAGAGAGACAGAAGGTTGGGGAGCTGAAGGCCATGCAGAGTGCTGGGGACAGCACAGAGCTGCAGAGGCTGCTGAAGGCGGCCCAttctgagagagacagactggaggGGGAGGTAACAGAGCTACGGCAGGAGCTGCTACAGGCCCAGACTGACACTGAACACGCACAGGGACTGCTGTCCAAGGTGGGTGGGACACCAAGccatatagaatagaatagagtagaaacTTTATTACTCACCAAGGTGGGTGGAATACCAATTTGCATCTCATCCTCGAGCAGTCGGTGTGAGAAATGGGTGCGAGGCGGGGTTCTGTGgggttatttaagatactctttaggtagggtttcagatgttttcggaagatgggcagggactttCTTGCCCTAGCTttagggggaagctggttccaccaatggggtgccaggacagagctttgactgggctgagcgggagctgccctcccgtaggggtgggagtgccaagagaccagaggatgCAGAACGAGGTGCTCGGGTTGGGgagtagggtttgagcatagcctgaaggtaaggaggggcagttcctcttgctgctccgtaggcaagcaccatggtcttgtagtggatacaAGCTTCCTACACAATACCTCATCTTCCATGATGGTTTGAATTAGGATAAATATTGTATTGCTAATGAAGACAGGCTTTGTGGCTTTAGTTCAGCACTTTCCCTCACCACTCTCCAACGTATGAACTCATGTTCTATGAAATTGTTTTCATCTGCTTATAGGATCAGAGAGCTTGAGTGAGCAGTGGTTTTCCCCCACAACACCACACGTCAGCAGCCTGGGCTGTGTGGGTTTAGGGTACCTTCTGTGGTTGTTGATGTGAACACGGGGTGTGTCCTAGTCAGCTGCCTCTGACTGATGTCATAACTATTTGACTCTACACTGGGGTGGTCCTGGGTTCAtacagtatttgttttctttcaaatacttttgcCCCGTTTCATTGAGCCTGCctgttgcaatggaaccaatggaatagtcccaaatgtTGAAATGCTGACCATCTGGCACACGTTCAATCAAACATTAAAACTACTTGAAAGAAAATAAATCCTATCTGAACCCTGGCAGGTCAAGTCGAGTGACATATGACTCAGGCTTCTGGCTCCTGACAAACGGGTGTGAGGGCGAGGCCGGTAAATAATGACTTCAGTCACTAACGTCATGCTCTACATACTGTAAGAAGACGTGCTGTGGAGAATGCATTGTATCATCAATATCTTTTTTTAATACAATACATCATGCCTGGGTGACGATATAAGCTTTGCACAAGCTttgtacacctgtatttgtggagtttctcccattcttctctgcagatcctctcaggctctgtcaggttgtatggggagcattgctgcacaaatTTGAACataaagtggaaaaagtcaatactttccgaatgcactgtaactaaGATTAAGTGACAGGTAATAAACAGTAGTAGCTGCGTATGTGAAGAGTAAAAAAAAGTTTGTGCAAAaaaggtcaatgcagatagtctgggtagctatttggataactatttaactaactatttagcagtcttatgccTTCGGGGTAGAGGcttttcagggtcctgttggttccagacttggtgtgttggtattgcttgccgtgcggtagtagagaaaacagtctatgatttgggtggctggtatctttgacaatttttagggccttcctctgacaccacctggtatagaggtctgaatGGCAGGacactctgtagcgccttgtgattggatgccaagcagttgccataccaacgTGGTGATGCAGCACGTCAAgattctctcaatggtgcagctgtagaactttctgaggatctgaggacccatgccaaatattttaaatctcctgagggggaagaggtgttgtcgtgccctcttcacaactgtgttggtgtgtggcccatgataggtccttagtgatgtggacaccaaggaacagtGGACACCTGCTCCAGTACAGCCCCTTCAATGTGAATGagggtgtgctcggccctccgtttcctgtagtccacaatcagctcctttgtcttgctgacgttgagggagaggttgttgtcctggcaccacactgccaggtctttgacctcctctcaacagacactgggagacaaatttacctttcagcaggacaattgcctaaaacacaaggccaaatatacactggagttgcttaccaagacaaccttgaatgttcctgagtggcctaattacagttttgagttaaatcagcttgaaaatgtatggaaagactggaaaatggctgtctaccaatgatcaacaaccaacttaacagagcttgaataatgttTTTAAGGATAATGTGTGAATATTGTatgtacaatccaggtatgcaaagcttttagagacttatccagaaagattcacagctgtaatcgctaccaaagctGATTCTATCATGTATTGACTCAAGGTGTTGTAACACTTATCTAATTAAGATATATTAGTGGTTTTTTTCCCATTAAttaaaaaatattgtattttgtatagatcattgacaaaaaaatgacatttaaatccattttaattccactttgtaacacaacaaaattagAAATAAGTCAAG
Proteins encoded in this region:
- the LOC109892746 gene encoding cytospin-B isoform X2, translated to MGNQAGRLEESESGVQSGSKKSGIPAPREIPPTMTRDRVSLRDQLRTSTTKKMVPSASTSSLATLAAKHQRGSTTTKPRVDAEGSERGFLECQVKELLAEAKAKEFEISKLRIELQRCRGKASLSSSPSPHNTPSTPPEGAPDQGQGLSQQATDAQALVGELREKNGKFQRELAALREENQALKEKLLSLETLPASPLSNHTTTTTCPSKPSVNGLPSENNTSPPAKSPTPSPLKTSVSSGSDITKGSPSPDSSEFEKIPSQSDSVSSSGVGVGKGPGHDPSVESLTEQIQKMEESQHSTAEELQATLQELADQQQVVQELTAENERLAEKKGLLQTSLQQQRERVELLAQKNEALAGKLQEVAQVQSGDESRAAELEQRYTDLVESSHSEREKLVDIQQQLTGSLRTLEEEHQETQGQVRSLRQERDDLQGQLEKEVEAGGEMTREAEEHRAATDALRVENGRLKAQVDLERQKVGELKAMQSAGDSTELQRLLKAAHSERDRLEGEVTELRQELLQAQTDTEHAQGLLSKAEAECKQVAERAVRLEEALSGQVSALEKGGQQADSQIKDLKETIFELEDQVEQQRAVHLHTNQTILDLEHQLKKLEEQKSEVERQLKLLSKQMKDETEEWRRFQADLQTAVVVANDIKVEAQQEIRSLRRRLQEEQGRSAKLSSDLELQKGVKSLHDDSESFSDADGSPHWCGISMTQTTQTQSTSSPINTNGNAASSPSEPGATVKSLIKSFDTAVQNGPGPGHTVQMHSSPRSPLSGIPVRTAPAAAVSPIQRQSSIKPLSKTLEKRINHGEFSHSDKYGGSGDELKPSSLMRKSPSLESVIKSPATFSSRSHSMSYNKNNSKLSVERKDPLAALAREYGGSKRNALLKWCQKKTEGYPNIDVTNFSSSWSDGLAFCALLHTYLPAHIPYQELISQDKGRNLSLAFQAAESIGIKPSLDIDELMHTDRPDWQSVMQYVSQIYKYFET